aatggtaataaggcccatcaacaattaccaactaattatttaatggattgttatatattttgatccatataatgtaaatgattataatggccatatataaataaatatattatttatttattcttacattctcccacttggccgagtaatcatttactatgagtattagataagcctgatcaggagttaacactcattttaaccttaaacaagtactatagcagagaaatacagccgtagaatcattatgcgactcaggacccccattaatcatactatagccttaatttaaaacctaatcgtcatgatcaaaatacgcataagccctttgtttgatttgtatctttatttgtctatatgccattatgtcgactttacatattcttagagacatacaaaatcaaactggtgaggaaaattaactaatacttagtcattcatagtacgatatgcaattgcgcacggccattaattaatacccgtctatgagctctcttaataagacttatgggtaatagcccttcagttataggatccttaagcatatcatgaatgtattcgatacaaaacttagtttcctcaattcgttcagaaacgaataattaattgcgtatcgaaatttaatgcagcacctcttgaactgttactgttcaaggagttatggtagctgactttatcacactaagtcttcaaaacattatatggagttaataaacttatgagtccactgataaatttctaacaacatttagtgactatattatgtcgttataacttaggttgttgatatcagtgtattatgactcctccatgagatagattttgtctgctgacataaagatatacccaaaattacattttgtaatctttgaatatcacaaagttagagtaataaaccggttttaattctcacttcttctttaaagtatagtctctcgtttcttttaaagatattgtaatactccattagatgcttcacattaatctagacatatctagtgtgttgcaatgtgagtaatatctaaacgagtatagacttaaacttacataaggcttccaattaatgaagcataaggaaaTAATTTCATTtgtcctattatcctctaaaggagagcagtattttgttacatatgtaaggacccatttaatgttaaacttatggaacgaaactaatgtcccattgggtctatctcggtacgttatgatatctattacataagagacatctctgagatctattatatcaaagtttgtgttaacaatgctttgacttatgtaacatatacttgtcaaaagaatatcatctatatagacaagtttatcttagttgctcccactcattttgaggtaggttcattaatccacttgattcttgatgaaaataattacgttagcttttcatcacattatgatgtttgcattaacccatacatggatattattagcttacaaataaagtgttctttaaccttcagtttgaaactttaggttgttatctaatgaacatgtaaatgtgtcagccatttgttagggaaaattgtttttaatgttcatctaatgtagctttaaaccaatataagctactagaacagtgatgatcctcaaagaaatctttgataatttatctcttcctaagtataacctttgacaatcaatcatgcttcttagtgtcttaacgcttatatcaggatttggtttagttatgaacactcttaggtaattcaatcaaatcccaaacgttacacgaacacataaaatcagttttactaggaaactgttttattccattcagatgATTAATTTACGCTAATGGCTTGATattaagagataggatcagtaaacatttccaaaatccatttcaacttcagttagggaggttacgtaatcatcaaagttagtaggtttttaaacctagatgacctcctgagttgattattgggttttaaAAAGTTTCAgctttatggattagctcttggttaggttgctatcattttcattctaagttttgtaagagttggtgcagtatggtgtacaagaggtgtaatcggagttaaattcggagtgaaatttaatgacactcttccccccgcctcttgtattccttacaaatcatgataaggactttgactgctcccactaaccttagaaaactttaggaactcagcatgcttagggtcaatatttaacgaccaacaaattctaatagagaaacaagttaatgacgttagtcgttgtgatttctcttgttgaggattatgttagtttaggtaagaaatctaagtgtgcccacaattaagcaacaatgaaacttttgtaagagtagcattagatttaatgagacaagttttgatagaacagtgtcatgatggagcggtgtcttatacaagaggtgtaaatttaggtaatgtaaaatttttcactcccccacctcttgcaattgttgcaagttattattaagacacttaatgctcccactgatctttaatatctctagaatgctacaagagaagtttcaatgagctatgtgacgtgggaacctatcacatatacgttagactttatttgacttctttaatgtccagatatcataagaaactttagggacatttttaattgaaatcttattaagtatatatatgaatagatttcttctaagaccatgagccatatgtgacaaaatttagatacaagttgatagtctgttaaatgataaatgaattatgtctgaatattccatttggaataagttccacgaatgtcaatgaatgacttatgatggacccatgcttattccttaagccaagtcatattttagggctttaacgtcatgatttaaaatcacttagaatgagattaaatgaaaaaatcatcctcattaaccatgtcatgatttctcatgaattttggttataatggatgaaatttataagtctcattttccttttgtcaaattctcatttgcatgatgacaaaagttgtgaaaaagtaaggtatcatctagtttcatcttagtaatgtttctatccagatatttagaacaaataagaggagagtttaagataagtgtgactttatgttgactatgcaaacctcacaatccTCATAACATAGCCTAAGTAATGATACtgtattctgattaatcttcagaatatgtAAGGTATCGAATAgcgttgttagaagactgcttattatggttcttatagtcttaacatttaattttgtcactaactctcacgttagttatttgttgacttcTCGTAAGGAAACACTtaaaactagagtcaactaatcatgtgttaattggaatattaaaattatcagacttaaatatcactattaagtgactatctaattaatttatccaactgttctttagaataatggatagtctcgttgcttatgtctagtctaatggcataattatgcagtgagattttcccttgaagaaccttaaagttggaattagcacttgtaatttgtctatggaccttagaacactcctctcttaaggttttagtggttgtaaggtgaataacatcttattttccagtttcaaacatttatttctttgtacatatgttgcttatcaacacactcgttatactttggtatttttgagtgttatagttgatttataaggcatcaaattgtacaagtgaaaatcttagtatgtaatgtactggaaaaatgtactcatttccatgcgtaagcccttaactttatgggtcatggtattgtacattgttatgtattcacataaaccacttagctttataatttataattttaaatgaaggcatgcatcttaggagttctagtgattattccacaataatagattagtcttaggaaagacttaatctggaataacctttTAGTGACAATActtattcttgattatcataagagtcatcatgttcgatttatcctaatcatcatgctctatttttcttctgtagtgctttatcagaatagagcaataggattatcgtgtcttaagagataatcaaggatttaatttaagagctaattcttatagaaactttaagtaaaacatattgatttaggaattagagtggatgagatatagatttatagaagaaaattatagtgagtaaaattatgggtactaagaataaggtagacgaaatgatcataaaattaattaaggatcattaatataaggatcattgtgtgaagaggttgtgatatgtctattactaacatcaaaataatagacttatttaaaattctacttaaacgaagacaaatcagctttggccagaagtgtaatcatttaagcatgtgtgcaaagtaatcgtgacaaatcagctttggccagaaatgagacaatcactttagttatgcacttgtcaagcatgctaaacataaatgaattaaatcaactttggccagaattaagacatttcacgtttgtaatgcatactcaacatagcttttataatacttgaacaataaatagatgcatcaaatcagctttggccagaagtgatacatcaaaagctcattcaagttaagccattttggttttgtaaaacattatttgatccttattaattaactaagtatttacaaaaaccaattatttagtagcaaaccacctgttagcgctgGGGTTGCAGAGGGGCAGCGTGCCCCCgcacggggttcggggcggagccccgagctaaatcttagttcacattaaacagcctaaaataatgaagTTTCGAGTCAGATCTCGACttagttatgaggtctcgagtgagatctcgagtcaagtctcgactcagcttataacattatgaggtctcgactcattaatggtctcgagtcacaacctcagtgtctcgagtcgtaatcatggtctcgactgctgtgaattatgagatctcgactccttatgaggtctcgagtcgcaaccatggtctcgagttgtgacctttatggtctcgagtcgcacaGATTTAAGCCCCTAGCCGAAACcttggtggtctcgagtcgagaccctgTGGTCTCGATTCGAAATCGTTGTCTCTAGTTATGAAgatttgagaacacttatgatttcgagtagagaccttatggtctcgagtcgagatcttggtCTCGGCTCGTTAAAGGGATCTCGAAACTTCCTGTTAATCAGCTGATTGTATGATAAGtttgaaattcgaattttaaGGGATTTGGTATATTTTATTTCCTATTTTAAAAAGATATTTTATATTTATCCAATAATTTCGAAAATTATATCTAATAACATTAACAGATTTTTCGAAATCTTAAGGAATAAAAATTAATCAAATACAGGAAAAACACCTTCTAATCCTTAATTCATTCCAAATAAGGGAATTTATTCGAATTTCACtaagaacatgaagaaccctaataaataaaataataattctggaacccgaaacctgaatttttaaGAGTTTTATACAGATTTCGGACAGTTAAGGTTTACGATTATGATTCCGAGTCATTAAAACATTCTTTTTCCGCGACACAGTGGACTCGGGTTATGTGACTCGAAACCGGCTATGAATTTAATTAGGCtttcaaaattccgttttccagatttcaatcccagaattaatggatacgaaaacagaactgactaatcaacatatgctctgataccacatgttggttagttctgttttaggcataatggaaaacatgaaaacatacctgattgcagtAGTACAGgtcagcagagaatccagatgtgaaacgcagcaataaggtttgacatgattgtcatcttgatctggttcctccttagggtgcaatctaatgatggtggtaTGAGAAACCGATAAAGGGTAATCGGCTGTAGAGAGGAGGTCGATTGATGTTATGTGAATTAgttaggttatgtgtctaaccctagaacctcaacataagtctccttatatatgcacccaggagggaaccctaattagttaataatggtaataaggcccatcaacaattaccaactaattatttaatggattattatatattttgatccatataatgtaaatgattataatggtcatatataaataaatatattatttatttattcttacaCGTCATTCTCTATCCCACTACATATCACGTTCACAACGTAAGTGCTTGTGTGATTCATTACTCAAAATGTACAAAACACACTCGTATATAAAGGGACTTTCAATACGAAACCATttatagtaaaaaaaaatatatgtgaACAACATAAACACTTATATTTATTGTTGTATTAGTGATACTATAACTACCTCTTTTTTCCTCTCGCACTACATCAAACATGCACAATAAATAAGTGTTTGTTTGGCTCTCTGCTTAAAATTGATCCTGTGTTAAACATCCCCATTCGTCTCGTTCTTTTCTTATTTAAAAGTCGCGTGTTTTGTTATTTGAAAGTccttttctctctctatatattaTACATTTTAGAGCTCTAAAGAAACTAGAAAATCAAACCTGGGGCTCATGGCAAGCATTATGTCTCGTCCTTTTCTTATTTAAAAGTCGTGTGTTTTGTTTGTAAGCGGATTATTAAGGGTATGGTGGCAGACAAAATTGCCACCAAAAAAGTTtgattaattattaattaaatcatgTAAGTTTTCTTTAATTTATTTTGTTACGTTAATATTATATAGTTAACTCCATGAAATGATGGGCAAATTAGAGCCATAAGATAATATGTTAAGTGGGATTCTCAACATTATCTAATAGAACAAGATTTAGAATTATATGGCAGTTTGGCCATGGTCTATCTTTTAATGTTGATATTCAACCTTTTGTATTTATAATAATTATGTTTAATATGGTTGAAAATTCCACTAATCTCCAATAATTTGATGTGAAATataacaactttttcttttcaattaTTCTTTGTTACATGGGCGTAATTAGAGAGTCCATTACCCTTCCGGCTGGTCAAACATTTCAATCAATACAGGTATCTAAAGTAGTTGTTTTCTTGTACCGACACCTCTAATTATCATAGCTAGATTAGTTGAAACGAACGTAAATAGTTATTTTATAACCCTTTGGTAAATATTTCCCAATCTACTGCTGTTAACACGAATAAATACAATCACGATGTTTAATTATACACTCATATAGTTGTTAAGGGAATGTTTAACAAGTTTTCAAGTTTAACCTTTTAAATTTACACAGAGTAATTAAATAATATGAGCCCTTTAGCCTTTATATGTTTGTAAGACATATAGTTGTTAAGGGAATGTTTAGTAGGTACTTTACCTGAACTAAATAATTAATGGCGATGAGCCTAAATCCAAAAGCCTAGCAAAGCCCATAGAAGTTATTTAAGGCCCAATCCAGATTCCATTACAGATCTTTCTTTTTTTGCAGCAAAAACGGGTCATCAATATACTATACAAGTTTTCATCAATATACTTACTTGGGATATTGAAAAAGTTAGGGTAGGCAAAAACGAGTTTAGCCATAAAATAGGTGAATTAAAAGCATGAGTGCCAACTCCATTCATCAATATAAACCAATTCAAATGGGTTTGGGTGTGTAGTAAAAACCGTGTTGTGTTTGCAAAATCATTTACACGGGGTATAACGTTAGATAAAAAGAGAACGCAGTTTAATGGTGCTCAAATGGCGGCACGAATAGACATCAAACGAGCTTTTGGTGTTTTACACTTACAGAAAAGATGGTGCTTTTTGAGCATGCCGTGTAGGATTATGGAAATATTTAGAGTTAGAAATGTGATGTACTTATGCATTATATTACATGACATGATTTTTGAGGATGAAGGACATGCAATTTGCGAGTACTACGGGGAGGAGACACAACCTAACACTGAAGAGATTAGTGATGAAGCGAGGGAATTAAACGTACGGGAAATTTATGATAATCAGATACATTAAAACCTTCGAGTGGATTTGGTTGAACACATTTGGAGTCTTCCACGAAACAACGACGCTGACGAAGATGATAATTAAAAAAATTGTAGTTTCTTATTAATGTCTTCTTTTAAGTTtgtgtaatgttttttttattaatgtttcttctttaattaatattaatattaatgtttttagtgatttgttttatttttttaacataactTAAATAAAAAATGATTGTCACGTGTCACTTAACGCCACCCTTCCGCGCCCCTCCCACCCCGCGCTTTTTGCAGCTTGAAGGGGAAATCCATTTTTGCTGATAGGGCTTCAACGTGGTGTTTCATGTCCCTTCAAGCCCCTCTACACCGAATAGTGTAACTATTAGAATACAACAATATTAACCCaacataaaatttatagaaaatcaAAAGAAGTAAACTATTTCCTTTTTGAAGGAAGGACAACAATAAGACCAACAGATATCCAAAATACAAGTACCAATAATCCTATAAAGTTCACCACAAGGGCTTCTTGACCTCTATACAACTTCTGAAACATAAATACTTCCATTAACCCGGTTTCCGCGGTCACTATCGCCATGAAAAACACGACTACACCAGTAAAAATATGCCACGGCGCAAATCTGGCCCGTGTTCCTGACTTGGCACCCGGGAACAAGAATGTGACAAATCCAAGTAACAACTAGCATTTGTTAAGATTTTGTGTTAGTAAGACATGAGCATGTAACATGTTAGAAAATAATTAATATATGGTTTTCGGGATTGAAGCGCATACAGATTACCTGAAGGCCAAATAAGCAGATGGTAGACAAACCGGTCCAGGAATGTAAAGTGTACGCATGCGCGATTTTGAGTTCATTATGAAACTTAAAAACTGCACAAATGCCCAAGATTCCAGCAAAAAGGGCAAGTAAATGTAATACTAGATGAATTAGTTTAAGGGCTTGTCTAGTTGCAAGGATCCCCTTGTATGTTATGATCGCTGATAAAAAATAACGATAGGCGTTAGCGCGCTCATAAGCGATTTTTATCGCCTTAAATTAATTTATGATTGGATACTTATGTTATACATGTAATCTTACCTTCCCCTGAACAAATTATGAATCCAAGTAGTGTAAGAAGTGGATGCAACTGCAATTCAAACAAAGAGTCAAACAAATCAGTTAAACTCTTGGTACTTagatttgtttatttatttacttattacctatatattaatttgcaaaaaaaaaaaaaaaaaaaaaatcttctcTGACATAAACACTATTCAATTTTGTTTGACTTTTTTTTACTCTTtaatttttatttacttttaacccttttctttttttatcttttacacttttaaccccaAGAGTTTTCATCTTTACATGACCATCATAGTTTTCATAATTTACACTTTTAACCCTATAGTTTTGATCTTTTACATATTTGTCACAagcattttctattttttttttggataaaggattttcTATTTTTAGCCACAACATTTTTCAACTTTCGACTTTGGTCTCTATACTTTACATCTTTTACAAATTTATTGCTTTACgattcattctaaattttgcgagttaacatgctGCAACACGCGCAtgaggttcaacatttttacatCTATTTTTTTACGGTTTAACAGTTCCGTTGAAACTCGCGTGTCCTAAGCCGACTTAGTcattcttttctatgttttacttTTCCGTCTATTTTTGCGAATTAACACGCTGTAACGTGTGTGCGTggttcatcatttttatgtttaCTTTTTGTTCGGTTTAATGGTCCCGCCATAAAGCGCGGGTCCTTGATACTAGTTTTTTAAGCATAAAACATAAAGTAATACGCATTTTCTTGGACCAAAACTTACATTGAAAATCTGGATTTTGACATGAGATGTGAATGCAACGCCTTCCCTCAACTTTAAAAGCCAATACAACACAAGGGTGGCAATAGACACCGCTAACAAATGTGAGAAGACGGTCACCGGAAAGGCCGACATCCGATAACTCGAGCCATTGTTTGCCATGACAGATGACACTAATCGAAGAAGAGAGGTTATGTGAATGTAGTTGATCTTGTAAAGTTATATTGAGAAGAAGACACATGTATATATGTACAAGTCTTTGAATGATATTTTGCCTATATGACATTCTTGATCATTgttataatattataaaaatataacgtATAGTTATAATATTATACAAATATTACGTATATAGCATCATATTATCTATAACTACAAAATACATAAAGGGGAGTAGTGTTAGGTAGCTTAGCTGTCTGACACTTTCCTATTAGTGAatccaaattacgattttaccctgtTTATCTTTACATTTTTactatttgttttgtttttattttttcacaaccaaattacgattttgcccttagtCCAAATTTGCAGTTTTTCAatcgttttgttttttttttttctgtcaaattacgaatttgccccagTGTAAGATTACAGTCATGCaatcattttagtttttttttcgtGTAATTTGTTTTCGTGTCAGAGTCATACCTCACACTTCCCCATTGGtccagccaaattacgattttgccccgtttaaatttacaattgttattggttttgtttttcttttctcCTAaccaaattatgattttgccctcagttcaaattaaCAGTTTtgccatcgtttttgttttttttttccgtcAAATTAAGAATTTGCCCCCTGTGTAAAACTACAGTCATGcgatcgttttagttttttttttttacaaaactatggtagtgttttgttttaattgttgactcggtgtaatttttattcgtaaCGCTCATTTGTCCTaataaaattacaattttgcgcCCAATgcccagtttaaaattatagtatttccatcgttttattttttatttattttttagcaaaagtatggtagtgttttgttttaattggttgactcgatgtaatttttttaggtcgtgttatgagtagtatatacaagtaaccgaaacacagacGTACAtgttaagagagagagagagagagaaatattcAACTTAGTGCCCCGCAACACGAACGGGGCAAAAACTAGTCATATTTATAAGAgcaaaatgtcattttcgtcgcATATGTTTTGTCACACTTTTTtccaaataaaaaaatatttgtgTATTTCTAAAATTAGCTATTTTCATCTACTTTGTTAACCTCATCCAATTTTAATTTTATACCCAACACAAATCCTTACCAAATAAGGGGGATTTGATCGAGTTAGGAATAACCCAGCGCTGTTGGTGAATTAGATAAGGTTTACACAAGTTCTAAAAACAAATCTATGTTATTGCGTGACAGATCAGTGTGTTATGATTCTTGATTTCTCATTGTCTTGTTGATTGCATGAAATTTAAGGATTTATTTATTGGTATCAAAGAACTTCATGTTGATCGTGCAAGTAAAGGGCTGGTTTCTTGATGATGGAGAGTTTCTAGTGTTCTTGAAAATGGGGTTGATAATTGGGGAAGTGATATAAATGTAGTTCCTTGACTTGTAGATGATGGGAAATTTTGGGGGAGTTTTAGTGGAATCCGGACACTAGATGACCTGGGTGTAAATATATAATTTCAGTGTAAGTTAACAGCTAGATGACGGATGGGACGCATAATGTGAGATTTTTAAACCATAAGGACTCAGGCAGTGAAAAATAAGTATGGATATTGATCTCGCCACCAAACCACAAGGACACAAATTGCAACTTACTCTACATATTTTCAATAATCAGAAGATTACGGGGTTCGAACCCCGACTTCGAGTAATGGTAAAATAAGCACTTAACCAATTCATTTCCATTACTCTTTTAACGTAGCCCATCACGCACTTACTAGCAAATGCGGGTTGGGCAGTCATTCAATGATCCTTCAGCAGGCTATGGGGTCGTGTTCATGCCAGCTCTCCAACAATCTAAAGTGTAGATACGCGGGATTGCGAAACTTGAAGACGACATAACCCCCAAAAAAAACAGAACCATGTcataaaatgcaaaaaaaaaaaaaaaaaaaaaaaaaaaaaaaaaaaaagaaaccacaaCACACATGATGGAAAATCTATCACCTGATGAATATAAAAAATACAACTTTTAATATCTACAAATAACTTCATATCTATAGTCTAAACTATCATTCTTGGGGAAAACAACCAATGTGATAAGCCGGGACATCATTCATGCTCTGATCTTTAGTTGACGAATTCTGTGACAAATTTTTACTCACAGAGAAATTACGGTATGGCCGTTGAACAGGCGGTAAAAGCAAAGCTGATTCTTTGTCCATTGAAAGAAGCTTCCCACATTTACTGCACaaaaaacataaatataaaataaaataacaaacaatataaTTTCAATATAtcatgtatgtatatgtatacctGCAGACTTTAGTAAATAGAGTTTGATAACTGCAGATCCAATGCTGCGACAAAAAATCaacatttaatttaataaaaaggTTTGCATCAATGTATAAACAGATTTATAACGTAACTAAAGATTATACCAGTAACTTATAGAGGGCCGTTTCAGCATTGACACCGATAAAATGCTGTGGAGCCATTGCAGCATGCTCCTGCAATTAAAATAAATATGTATAAAAGACTGAATATGAAGCAAGTGTTGCTGTATTAAaatttagggctgcaaacgaaccgaacgatcacgaataaacgagattttttgttcgtgtttgttcgttaaggaaatgaacgtgttcgtgtttgtttgttaattttaggtgacgaacgttcatgaacacaaactaatgttcatgaacacaaatgaaaacaaatgaacgcaaacaaacgttcatgaacagaatatataatacactgatacTAACTAAATACaagttttgaaataaaatatggaaattaaaaacactaatgagctatcgaacacaaacgaacataaatgaacacgaGACCGAACATtcacaaacataaacataaacgtACGAACTCAGCCTCTGTTCATGTCCGTTCCTTTAACTAAACGAATGAAATTTCTTGTCCGTGCTCGTTCATtcattaaa
This is a stretch of genomic DNA from Helianthus annuus cultivar XRQ/B chromosome 16, HanXRQr2.0-SUNRISE, whole genome shotgun sequence. It encodes these proteins:
- the LOC110920204 gene encoding probable ascorbate-specific transmembrane electron transporter 1; amino-acid sequence: MANNGSSYRMSAFPVTVFSHLLAVSIATLVLYWLLKLREGVAFTSHVKIQIFNLHPLLTLLGFIICSGEAIITYKGILATRQALKLIHLVLHLLALFAGILGICAVFKFHNELKIAHAYTLHSWTGLSTICLFGLQLLLGFVTFLFPGAKSGTRARFAPWHIFTGVVVFFMAIVTAETGLMEVFMFQKLYRGQEALVVNFIGLLVLVFWISVGLIVVLPSKRK